Proteins found in one Limanda limanda chromosome 18, fLimLim1.1, whole genome shotgun sequence genomic segment:
- the ccdc25 gene encoding coiled-coil domain-containing protein 25 produces MVFYFTSAAVEPPHTIYMGKDKYENEDLIKYGWPEDIWFHVDKLSSAHVYLRLPKGGTMDNIPPEVLIDCAQLVKNNSIQGCKMNNINVVYTPWANLKKTGDMDVGQIGFHSQKAVKIVSVEKKVNEIVNRLDKTKDERYPDLAAEKESRDREERNEKKALIQDQKKREKEEQKMRKEMDDLRNYTTLMVSENMKSNEDGNDSDDFM; encoded by the exons ATGGTTTTTTACTTCACAAGCGCCG CGGTGGAGCCTCCTCACACAATCTACATGGGGAAGGACAAGTACGAGA ATGAGGATCTTATCAAGTATGGCTGGCCTGAAGACATCTG GTTTCACGTGGACAAACTGTCTTCAGCTCACGTTTACTTGAGGTTGCCAAAG GGTGGGACCATGGATAATATCCCTCCGGAGGTGCTGATAGACTGTGCACAGCTGGTGAAAAACAACAGCATCCAAG gatGTAAGATGAACAACATCAACGTGGTTTACACACCGTGGGCCAACCTGAAGAAAACCGGAGACATGGACGTGGGACAGATCGGATTCCATAGCCAGAAAGCG GTGAAGATCGTGTCGGTGGAGAAGAAGGTCAATGAGATCGTTAACCGTTTGGACAAAACAAAAGACGAGCGATACCCTGACCTGGCGGCAGAGAAAGAGTCGAGAGACCGAGAGGAGAGGAACGAAAAGAAAGCTCTGATCCAAGatcagaagaagagagagaaggaagagcaGAAGATGAGAAAAGAGATGGATGATCTCAG GAATTATACAACACTGATGGTGAGTGAAAATATGAAGAGTAATGAG GACGGTAACGATTCCGATGACTTCATGTAA